From one Halothece sp. PCC 7418 genomic stretch:
- a CDS encoding universal stress protein — protein sequence MLKILLYVDVNQLDYNLNFLNRAIAYASALNGKFLLMTVLPDYDSYFLSPLLPDQFKEKADAKVREALEEFVARYLPEALMENIILRYGLVHTQILAVAEEEKVDLIFLNCDRAEPVDYLLGTIEGRVNRRAPCDIVFFHRRS from the coding sequence ATGTTGAAAATTTTACTGTATGTTGATGTTAATCAGCTTGACTATAATCTAAACTTTTTGAACCGCGCGATCGCGTATGCAAGCGCTTTAAACGGAAAGTTTTTACTGATGACCGTGCTTCCCGATTATGACTCATATTTTCTGAGTCCTTTGCTACCCGATCAGTTTAAAGAAAAAGCAGATGCGAAAGTGCGAGAAGCCCTTGAAGAGTTTGTTGCTCGTTACCTTCCCGAAGCGTTAATGGAGAATATTATCCTTCGCTATGGTTTAGTTCATACCCAAATTTTAGCAGTTGCGGAAGAAGAAAAAGTCGATTTAATTTTTCTCAACTGCGATCGCGCAGAACCAGTGGATTATTTATTAGGTACGATAGAAGGCAGAGTCAACCGTCGCGCCCCCTGTGACATTGTGTTTTTTCATCGTCGGTCTTAG